The genome window TTGAGGTCAGTATGGGACGCGGTGGCGGAGGGGGCGGCGGTGGTGAAATGGCTGTCTCCCCAGAAACCCGCAGCCGTTTCGAGGATACGGCGGTCTGGTTTGCCACTGTGGAAACCGATGCCCAGGGACGTGCTTCTCTTCCGGTACGTCTGCCCGATAACCTGACGACCTGGGTGGTGGATGTACGTGGCGTTACCGGCGATTCACAGGTAGGAAGTAGCACTGCTGAACTGATTGTAAGCCGTCCGGTGCTGGTCATGCCGGTCATCCCACGCTTCCTGGTCGTGGGCGATCACTTGCAGATAGGTGCACTGGTAGCAAACAACACCCCCCAAGCGCGCACCGCGCAGGTAAGTTTGAATGCCGCCGGTTTGACACTGGATGACCCCGCTCAAGCCACCCAAACGGTGGAACTGCCTGCCAACGGGCGAACGCGGGTGGACTGGTGGGTGCGGGTGGAGGATGTAGCCAGCATTGACCCCATCTTCCGCGTTGTGACAGATGAATACAGCGATGCCACCCGCTCCGAACTGGCACCCATCCCGGTGTTGCGCTTTACCGCCTATCAAACCTATGCCAGTGCGGGAGTACTGGCGCAGGGTGGAGAACGCCTGGAGGTAGTGAGCCTGCCGCGCACCTTCCAGCCCACCGGCGGCGAACTGCGCATTGAACTCAGCCCCTCCCTGGCGGGGAGTGTGCTGAGCGGACTGGAAGCCTTCAAGGCATACCCCACCGATTGGAATGAAACTGTGGTCTCCCGTCTGATGGCAAACCTGGCAACCTACCGGGCTCTGAAGGATTTCAACCTGCCCACCCCCGATTTGCAAAACCGCCTGGAGAAAGCCATCCGCGCCGACCTGCGCAGTTTGATTCAAAACGAACGCTACAACGGCTACTGGGGCTGGATGCCCGATGCCTATGAGGGAGACCCGCGTCTGACCGCTTATGCACTGCTGGCACTGCACCTTGCCGCCCAGCAGGATTATGCCGTTGACGAAAGCCTGATTCAACGGGTACGGAACTGGCTTGCGGAGAATCATGGTGGGGTTGAGATTAACGAAGAGACCGACACTTTCACCCTGGAGAATACCGCATTTCAGGGATATGTCCTCAGCCTGTGGGGGGATGATCCTGTCGGGTTAACCAGCCTGTACTGGTTGCGCAATCGCCTCTCCCCCGCCGGACAAACTTTCCTTGCCCTGGCAATGGAAAATCTCAACCCGGGAGATGAAAACGCCAAAACGCTCATTCAGGAACTGCTGGCAGGTGCGCAACGCAGCGCCAGCGGTGCTTTCTGGCAGAGTATGGAGGCTTCTTCCTTCATCGGACAAACGCCCATCAGCAACACCGCCGTGGTGGTGTACGGACTGTCGCGCTTTGAGCCTTCCAGCGCGCTGATTCCCGATGCCGTGCGCTATCTGGTGATGAACCGTCAACCGGACGGCGGGTGGTACTGTTCTTACGATACCGCCTGGGCCATCCTTGCCCTGACCGAAGCCCTGCGCTCTACCGGCGATTTGCGCGCCAACTTTGCCTACTCGGCTGAGTTGAACGGCAGTGTGGTAGCATTGGGGAGCGCCAGCACCCCCGCCGACGCTCTCAACCCGGTCACCGCCGCCATTCCGTTGAGCGGTTTGCTTCCCGACTCACCTAATGCCCTGCGTATCCGCCGCGAGCCAGGCGACGGCAGACTGTATTACCGCACTTATCTTGCTGTGGGACGGGACGCCGCCGAAGCACCACCGGTTTCCAGAGGACTTTTTGTCCAGCGGGAGTACTTTGACAGCACCCAGCCCTGCACCGAACAGGTTTGCCAGCCCGTTATAGAAATCACCCGTGGGCTGAGTACCGAACTGCTCGTCCGCCTGACCGTCACCGTGCCGCAGGACCTGTACAATGTGGTAGTGGAAGACACCTTCCCCGCAGGCACGGAAGCCCTCAACCCGCGCCTGAAAACCTCGCAAGTGCCCCCTAACCCGGAGTCCCCCATCTATGATTTGCAAAGTCCTTTAAGGGAAGGCTGGGGTTGGTGGTGGTTTAATCAGCCACGCATCAGCGATCAAACCATCCGCTGGTTTGCCTCGTATCTGCCCGCCGGAACTTACACACTCATCTACCGCCTGATTCCTACCTTTGGCGGTGAGTTCCAGGTGATTCCCGCACGGGCTTACTCGGTGTACTTCCCGGAAATTGAAGGGCGCAGTTCAGGGAACTTGCTCGTCATCCGCTAAGGCGGAGAAGTAACCCAACTCGACCAGCGCCTCGCGCACCTTATCTTCTGCCCCGCGCCGCACCAGTACCACAGTGGGAGAAAGTTCCTCCCCCAGAAAACGGGCGGCGCGGGAGCGTTTTAAGGCGGTCAACACCTCAGGCGAAGCCACCCGCAAAAGTGTAGCATGCTGAAAACTTGCCTGCGTGCCAGCACTTTCCCAGCGTTCCAACCCTTGAATCAGGGAGGGAGGGAGCGCGGTTTTCTCGACCTGCTTGCGCAACAGAGCAACCAGCATGCGCGGACGCAGTCCCTGAGCCGCGGCGCGCTCCAGACTGCGCGCGGTGACCCGGTAGCGATATTCTCCCTGGGTCAACTCATCCCATTCGCAGAAACGGGCAACCTGATAGCGCACGGCTCGCGAGAGCGTACGTTCAGCAATCATCACACCGGAAGAGAACACCTTTAATTTGCCCGTCTCGGCAGGCAATCCCTGCGGAGCGCTCCCCTGAAGCAAACTTTCTGCCCATCCGGAGAGACGAAAAGCACTCACCACATCCTCATGGGCGTGCTTTGCCAGGTCCACTACACCCAGAGGATACAGGATCTCCACCAGCATAAAGCGAATGAGCGCCCCGTCCACTTCATCCCACGAGGCAATCCCACGCAAGTACACACCATCAGAAGCCCGGCGGATAAACCAGGAATCGTAATCGCCCGCCGGACGCTGAAAGTCGGGGTCTTCCTCGCGGAAAGCGCGCACAAATGCCGCCAAACTCCACCAACTTCCCACAGGAAGAGACTGCAGACGTTCCAGCACTTTCTGACGGGCGCGCAGAGCGTCATTCTGCCAATCTCCTTCGCAGATAAGTCCGGGCATCAGGCGCAGTTCGTTGAAGGATTCGGAAGATTTCCAGGCAGAAACCAGCAGGGCAAGCGCCTCTCCGCGCGGGGCTTCCAGAAATGCACGCACCGGCTCGGCAACAGGCTGTCCCTGCGGGTCGAGCAAGCCTGCAGAACGGAGAAGGGCTTGCCAGAATGGGGTATTCATCGGACGCAGGAGATGTTTCTTTAACTCCTCTTCCGCAATTCCGGCGCGAAGTCCTGCCAGATAAGTACATAAATCATCCAGAAGATCATCATTCACCACAACAGGCTGTTCCACCTCCCCCGGAGAGGCTGGACGTCCAAAAGGATGCTCATCTGGCTGAGTGAGCGGGTGAAGTACATCCAGCAGGTCATCGGGGATATAGGCAAATTCCACCGGCTCTCTTTCGCCGGGTTGCTGAAGAAACGCCCTGCCAATCATGGCACGGTACCACAACACCTCGGCTGGGGAAATGGGATTGAGATCCGGGCGTTCCTTCTCCCGCTTGCCGGGACCGAAAGGACGTACTTCCCCAAAGCGGCGGGTGAAGACAGCCCAGGAAAGCCGTCCGCCGTTTTGCGCCAGCAACTGCAACGCCTGCCGGGCGCGTTCGGGGAGCGTTTCCAGCACCTCATCCCGCCACTCATGCTGAAGAATGCCCTCAATCACCTGATTTAACACTGCGGCACGATCGTCCCCATGCAGTTCAATGCCCCATGCCTGGGCTACCATTTTCAGGAAGCCCAAATCGCGTCCGCTAAGCACATCCATCAGCAGGGGCATATATCAACCCTCCAGTGCCGGGGCTACCACGCGGATTGCCGAAGGTACCGCCTCAACGGTCAAATTCCGCACTGTAGAATGGTAAGCGGCATAAATTTCCCCATCGGTATGAATGAAAAGCGGACGGTCGCTGTGCAATTCCAGTCGGCGCAACTGCCCCGAGCGGACATAAGAAAGACTTTCCTGAGTTCCCTTGAGGAAATAGGGCACCGTGTAAAACATCATCATACGGGGAATGGTGCGCACGGCACAGAAATCAATGGCGCCGTCGCGCACACTGGCACGAGGGGCAATCTGGAAGCCTCCGCCTTCGCGCCTGCCGTTGCCCAGAATGGTCATTAACAGATTCTCTTCCCACTCTTCCTGATCAGTACGGAAATGCGCATGGTAGGGGGTGTAATCCAGCAGGACGGCTTGCAAAAGCGCCAGAAAATACACCAGAAAGCCCTGAAACACAGGGATGCGCCGCGAGCGGATGTTAATCACTGCATCAAAGCCGATTCCCAGTGAGTTCACCCAGTACTCTTCATGCCCGCGATTATCGCGGATGTGGGCAATATCCACCGCATGGGTGGGAGCGGAGAATGCCTGCCGCAGGGCAATCTCCGGGTCGGACGAAATTCCCAGGCTGTGAGCAAAGTCATTGCCGGTGCCCACCGGCACAATAGCAAGCACCGGGCGTTTTTCGGGGGGGAGTTGCATCAGCCCGTTGACAATTTCATGCACCGTACCATCCCCCCCCATGGCAATGATCGTCTCCACGCCATCCTCACCTGCCTGGCGCGCCAGTTCCACCGCATGGGTAGGGTACACCGTTCCTGTCCACTCGGCGCCGCCCAGTTCGGTCAGCAAGGGGCGCAGGGAAGAGGCAATTGCCCAGGAACGCCCAAAGTTGGCAATGGGATTAAAAATGATTCTGACCCGTTTCCGGGGCATATGGGTATGATTCTACTCCTGTGAAGCCAGAATCAGGATGGTCACGCTCTGATTATAAATCATTGGGGCATAATTGATTGCCGGACGGGCAATCTGTCCGAGGGAATATCCCCCTATCACGGGAATGCTCCCCAGGGTATCCTGAATGGTCGCCACAATTTGTCCGGAGCGCATATTGAACAATTGCAACCAGGCAAGGTCCACCAGCGCCAGGGCAATCAGCGGGCGCGCGGGTCCAATTTCATCCAGCGCATGGCGCACGGCTGCTTCAGCGGATTCAAGACAGGCTTGCGGGTCGCCCAGCATAAGATGGGCTACACTGCCCGAAGGCACCACGGCGCTCATGCGCAGGCTACCATCCACCTCCACCCGAAGTGGAGAACGCACCAGCAGATTGCCATTGTTCTCGATGCCCAGGGGATACAGGCGCACCACCTCATTAAGCGGGGGATAAGCCCACTCACGCGGCTCATGCCCAAAATATTGCACGTACAGTTCCACCGCCGGACGATCTTCGATGGTTTGAACCCACACATCGCGGGTCTTGCCAATAGTAGCGTGCAAACCGGTATCACGCCAGCCATGCCCACTTCCCGTCCCCAGGCGGAAGCGTCCCCCCAGAGTCACCGTGGACAGCGCGCTGTGCCCTGCCTGTCCCCGCCCTACCACAGCCGTTTTTCCAGAGGAAAACCCACCCGATGCCAACCCTCCGCCTACGGCAACCGGCAAATCTGCCAGCATGGAACAAAGCGGCGCCAGTGTGCCATTGACACCATCAGCGGCAAGAAGCACCGCCTGGGGGAGCATCAGGTCACTGCGGAAATGGCGCATCACCTGTCGGGCAGTTTCGGTACTATCAAGCGCAAAAGTGTTCCAGAAGTGCGCCTGGGCTTTGAGGTCACCCCCCGCAACCAGCGCTACTACCACCGAACGGGGCACTTCGCGATCTCCAGCCAGCGGGCGCACCGTGCTCATTCCCCACAAGGGCGTTTCTCCCAGCAACCCCGCCATGCCGCTGGCAACTTCGCCGAGGTCAAACTCTTCAGAGGCAAAGACGATTCCAAGCGCCGGACGCAATGCCCCCAGTTGATCCAGCGCTTTCTGCGTGGCTTTCATGGCGGCATCGCGCCCATCCAAACCCTGACCTACACCATACACAGCAATTCTCGTCATGGACATCCCTCATCACTGCTGGGAGATGGGCACGGTAAAGTGGAAAGTCGTGCCTTTGCGGAATTCACTCTCAAACCAGATATTCCCGCCCTGCATTTCCACCAGACTCTTGGTAATGTTCAAGCCCAAGCCAGTACCGGGCACTTCGCGCGTCTTGGGGTCTTCAGAGCGGAAGAACTTCTGGAAAATCTTTTTCTGGTCTTCCTCGCTGATCCCAATGCCGTCGTCTTTCACCCACACGTGAATCACCTCGGGCACACCTTCCGGATTCCAGACATTCTTTGCCCGTTCAGCCGCCACCAGAATATGCCCGCCCTGTGGGGTGTACTTGTGGGCATTGCTGACCAGATTGACCAGTACCTGCTCCAGGCGGGTACGGTCTGCCCATGCGGGGGGTAAATCAGCCGGGATGGCAATTTCCAGCGTTTGCTTCTTTTCGTCAATCTGGCGGCGGGTGGAACGCACCACCCCCTCAACCACCTCGGCAAGCGAGACGGCTTTGAATTCCAGACGCAAGCGCCCAACCTCGATTTTGGAGAGGTCGTTGAGGTCGGAGACCAGCGTGTTCATACGCTCGATGTTGGCGCGGATGGTGTTGAGGAAGTTTGCCTGCGCCTCGTTGACGGGTCCCACCGCACCCGCAGCAAGTAATTCGGTGTACCCCTTCACCGAGGTCATCGGGTTTTTCAATTCATGCGCCACAAAGGACACAAACTCACTCTTGGCAAGGTTGGCGTTCTGCACCGCCTGATACAACTGAGCATTGAAAATGGCAATGGAAGCGTGATCACTCAGGCGGGAGAGGAAGTCCATGATTTCTTCAGATGCCTGCTCGGGCGAGGTGCTCTCCAGCAAAATCACCCCAATGGTGTTGGTCTCGCGGCGGATGGGAATAAGAATTTGCGAGCGGGCAGAACGCAACAGGCGGGCGCCATCTTCTTCTGTCAAAGAACGGCGCATGGGCACGGCTTCCTGCAACGCCTCATCTAGATTGTACTGTTCCAGCGGTAGC of Anaerolinea thermophila UNI-1 contains these proteins:
- a CDS encoding helicase-associated domain-containing protein, with the protein product MPLLMDVLSGRDLGFLKMVAQAWGIELHGDDRAAVLNQVIEGILQHEWRDEVLETLPERARQALQLLAQNGGRLSWAVFTRRFGEVRPFGPGKREKERPDLNPISPAEVLWYRAMIGRAFLQQPGEREPVEFAYIPDDLLDVLHPLTQPDEHPFGRPASPGEVEQPVVVNDDLLDDLCTYLAGLRAGIAEEELKKHLLRPMNTPFWQALLRSAGLLDPQGQPVAEPVRAFLEAPRGEALALLVSAWKSSESFNELRLMPGLICEGDWQNDALRARQKVLERLQSLPVGSWWSLAAFVRAFREEDPDFQRPAGDYDSWFIRRASDGVYLRGIASWDEVDGALIRFMLVEILYPLGVVDLAKHAHEDVVSAFRLSGWAESLLQGSAPQGLPAETGKLKVFSSGVMIAERTLSRAVRYQVARFCEWDELTQGEYRYRVTARSLERAAAQGLRPRMLVALLRKQVEKTALPPSLIQGLERWESAGTQASFQHATLLRVASPEVLTALKRSRAARFLGEELSPTVVLVRRGAEDKVREALVELGYFSALADDEQVP
- a CDS encoding diacylglycerol/lipid kinase family protein, producing MPRKRVRIIFNPIANFGRSWAIASSLRPLLTELGGAEWTGTVYPTHAVELARQAGEDGVETIIAMGGDGTVHEIVNGLMQLPPEKRPVLAIVPVGTGNDFAHSLGISSDPEIALRQAFSAPTHAVDIAHIRDNRGHEEYWVNSLGIGFDAVINIRSRRIPVFQGFLVYFLALLQAVLLDYTPYHAHFRTDQEEWEENLLMTILGNGRREGGGFQIAPRASVRDGAIDFCAVRTIPRMMMFYTVPYFLKGTQESLSYVRSGQLRRLELHSDRPLFIHTDGEIYAAYHSTVRNLTVEAVPSAIRVVAPALEG
- a CDS encoding FIST signal transduction protein, with amino-acid sequence MTRIAVYGVGQGLDGRDAAMKATQKALDQLGALRPALGIVFASEEFDLGEVASGMAGLLGETPLWGMSTVRPLAGDREVPRSVVVALVAGGDLKAQAHFWNTFALDSTETARQVMRHFRSDLMLPQAVLLAADGVNGTLAPLCSMLADLPVAVGGGLASGGFSSGKTAVVGRGQAGHSALSTVTLGGRFRLGTGSGHGWRDTGLHATIGKTRDVWVQTIEDRPAVELYVQYFGHEPREWAYPPLNEVVRLYPLGIENNGNLLVRSPLRVEVDGSLRMSAVVPSGSVAHLMLGDPQACLESAEAAVRHALDEIGPARPLIALALVDLAWLQLFNMRSGQIVATIQDTLGSIPVIGGYSLGQIARPAINYAPMIYNQSVTILILASQE